AATAATACCATCAGTATTGATCTTACATCTTCCAACCTTCAAACTGCTCTTGCTGAAATAGAGAAATCAGCGAATGTTAAATTTGTGTACAGCAGAAATTTGATTAATATCGAACAAACAGTGTCCATTAAAGCGGATGACGAGAGATTATCAGAAATACTTAATTCCCTGCTCTATGAAAGGGGAATAAAGTACGACGTTATCAATAACCAAATCGTCTTAAGTAAGATGAAAAGAAAGGAAGCCCTGGAAAAAATAGACGGGCTGCTTACCCAATTATCTGAGGCGGCAGATATAATTATTTCGGGGAAAGTAACTTCGTCCCTCGGTGAGCCGTTAATTGGTGTAAGTATTAAGATAAAAGGGTCTAACCTTGGCGTAGCTACCGATGCAGGCGGTAATTACAGATTAAATGTTCCATCCGCTTATGCAAACGGAACTTTGGTAGTTACCTATTTGGGTTTCGCAACACAGGAACTGCCAGTTAATGGCCGCACCCGGATCGATATCCAGTTAAAAGAAGATGTAAGATCACTGGAGGAAGTTGTAGTGATAGGTTACGGCACGCAGAAAAAAGGAAACACGACGGGATCAATCGCTAAGATTACAGCCGAAGCGATAGAGGAACGTCCGATCACCCGTGTGGAACAGGCTTTACAGGGCCAGATGGCCGGCGTAAGTGTTCGAGCGACTTCCGGAGCCCCTGGCAGTGACATTACAGTAAGTGTAAGAGGTATCGCATCAATCGCAGGGTCTTCTGCGCCTCTCTACGTCGTCGATGGAGTTCCGCTTGATAACCTTTCGGGTATCAATCCGAGTGATATTCAATCAATCGATGTTTTGAAAGACGCTGCATCAGCAGCTATATACGGGTCAAGAGGGTCTAATGGAGTTGTTTTAGTCACGACAAAACGAGGCAAGACCGGCAAACCGGTGATTTCGCTATCAGCTTACTCTGCCGTGTCGAGCGTTGAAAGGAAAGTAGATGTGATGTCATCTGATCAATGGATTGAGTTTAACAAGAAATGGTATGACCGGCAGTGGATAATAAATAATCCTGGACAAAGCGCCTCCGCTACTCAGGCTGAAAGGATTGCTCTCCTAAGGAGCAAGACTGGCAAAGCCTATGGTACCAGAGATTCTTTATCTTCAATGAGAACCACGTATGGTATATATGATCCATTTTGGGGGACAGACGCGCTTGAGCGAATTGACTGGCAGGACGAAATATTTCGTACAGCTCCAACACACGACGTCCAGCTAAATGCTTCAGGTGCCACTGAGTCTTTGAGCTATTCAGTTTCCGGAGGCCTTTTTAAGCAAGATGGTACAATTTACGGGTCGTCCTTTAACAGGTATTCCCTGCGGGCAAATCTGGATGCCAAAATTAATGAACGTATCAAAATAGGCTTTAGCCTTGCGCCATCCGTTGGTCTGAGGGACGGATCCAATGTCGATGGAAAGGATAATGCAGTCGCCCGTTCAATAAGTTTTCCGGGATGGGTACTTGCCGGAACAGGAAGAATGGCCGGTGCCGATCCGTATAAGTTTTATGATACATGGGGACCGGGAGCAAACAACGTGAGTCCGTATGTACAGGCTGTGTATAACGAACGATACAATCGTGATACTCGTTTAAATACTTCGCTAAATGCCACGGTAAACGTAATTAAAGGATTAGATATCAATGGGCTTCTTGGATGGAATTACCGGGGCAACAGAGAACGGACTTACAGTCCCACCTGGATACAAGGGACATGGAATGCCGCCACTACTACACCAGGCTCACTATCCAGCTCAAAATATACCACCTTAACCGGTAACAGTTTATTGACTCAGGTTACGGCAACCTATAACCGGAGTTTTGGCGATCATTCTGTTGACGGCCTGCTGGGGGCCAGCGAAGAATCGTATAAAGAAGAGAATACAGATCAGGGCCAATCGGGTTTCCCGAACGACAAAAGCTGGGTTTTTATAAACATGAGAGGTACTACAACCAATTCTAATACGATTGGTTACACCGAAAATAGGTTAATATCCTATTTTGGCCGTTTTCAATATTCTTATAAAGAACGGTATTTGCTTTCTGCCTCCCTGAGATACGACGGCTCTTCTAAGTTCGGTCCGAACAATCGCTGGGGACTATTCCCCGCAGTTTCAGCAGGGTGGAAAATAAATGAAGAATCATTCCTGAGAGACGTCGATTGGCTGGGCACGGCGAAAATCCGCGCGAGCTGGGGGCAGGCTGGCAATGACCGGATCGGAACAGCATTGTTTCTTTCTAGTATGAGCGCTCTTAACTATCCTTTTGGCGACGCTCAGACCATGAATAATGGATTTGTGGTAGGGAATATTTCAAATTCTCTATTACGATGGGAAAAAACCAATAGCTACAATATTGGATTAGACTTCGGCATCTTGCGCGACAGAATATTCCTTTCTGCCGACTTTTATCATAAAAAGACTGTTGATTTATTGTTGAGTTCGCCTGTGTCGTTAACAACTGGCTTTGCCAATATGATGAGGAATATTGGAAATGTTGAAAACAGGGGCTTTGAACTTGAATTGAACTCGGTGAATCTTACAGGTAAATTCAGATGGAATACCTCGTTTAATTTATCCCTCAACAGAAACAAGATTACCAGCCTGACATCGGATAATGCCGATATAAGGTCTGGGCAGGGTAATACAATCATTCAAAGG
The window above is part of the Arcticibacter tournemirensis genome. Proteins encoded here:
- a CDS encoding TonB-dependent receptor — protein: MKFYLQLPKDLLFIMRVTLSQLVVLIVLSGVSFARVGKAQGILNNTISIDLTSSNLQTALAEIEKSANVKFVYSRNLINIEQTVSIKADDERLSEILNSLLYERGIKYDVINNQIVLSKMKRKEALEKIDGLLTQLSEAADIIISGKVTSSLGEPLIGVSIKIKGSNLGVATDAGGNYRLNVPSAYANGTLVVTYLGFATQELPVNGRTRIDIQLKEDVRSLEEVVVIGYGTQKKGNTTGSIAKITAEAIEERPITRVEQALQGQMAGVSVRATSGAPGSDITVSVRGIASIAGSSAPLYVVDGVPLDNLSGINPSDIQSIDVLKDAASAAIYGSRGSNGVVLVTTKRGKTGKPVISLSAYSAVSSVERKVDVMSSDQWIEFNKKWYDRQWIINNPGQSASATQAERIALLRSKTGKAYGTRDSLSSMRTTYGIYDPFWGTDALERIDWQDEIFRTAPTHDVQLNASGATESLSYSVSGGLFKQDGTIYGSSFNRYSLRANLDAKINERIKIGFSLAPSVGLRDGSNVDGKDNAVARSISFPGWVLAGTGRMAGADPYKFYDTWGPGANNVSPYVQAVYNERYNRDTRLNTSLNATVNVIKGLDINGLLGWNYRGNRERTYSPTWIQGTWNAATTTPGSLSSSKYTTLTGNSLLTQVTATYNRSFGDHSVDGLLGASEESYKEENTDQGQSGFPNDKSWVFINMRGTTTNSNTIGYTENRLISYFGRFQYSYKERYLLSASLRYDGSSKFGPNNRWGLFPAVSAGWKINEESFLRDVDWLGTAKIRASWGQAGNDRIGTALFLSSMSALNYPFGDAQTMNNGFVVGNISNSLLRWEKTNSYNIGLDFGILRDRIFLSADFYHKKTVDLLLSSPVSLTTGFANMMRNIGNVENRGFELELNSVNLTGKFRWNTSFNLSLNRNKITSLTSDNADIRSGQGNTIIQRVGSPINSYYLLDAVGVLREADFNKDASGNWIAKVPVFSGQKPGDTKYRDVTGDGVINAADYIVAGNYQPDFEWGLTNTFYYKKFDLSILLQGRVGGDLLSIGSRGWNRATNDPRWLYMEQWLTKAYWSEEEPGDGKVPAFFSAVTSEYDTNWLYDATYLRIKNIALGYNIPIKNKVFNKLRIYTSCDNVYMWDNYYPGFSPEAATQDNASSDWGAYPQARTFSFGINATF